Part of the Limihaloglobus sulfuriphilus genome is shown below.
AGTTTGTCACTAGTAATATTATCAACTTCAAATAATGTGATTTTTGTTGATGAGATAGAAAACGGGCTCCATTATTCCGTTTTGCCGGACTTCTGGAAAATCATAACAGAGATTATTGTTGAAAATGACTGCCAGTTGTTTGCAACGACCCACAGCTATGAGTTCATACAGGCCGCGGCACAAAACACAAATAAATATAAAGATGACTTCAATTTTGTGCGTCTTGAACGAAATAAAACCGGGCAAATAATTCCCAGGCAAAGTACATGTGACATGCTGCTCTCTGCGATAGAATCTGACTGGGAGGTTCGCTAATGCCCATTGAAAAAGATAGTATTAAGAAACCAAACTTACTCTATGTCGAGGGAAAGGATGCAGAGCTTTTTTTTGTGTATGCTCTACGTTCACTTGGCCTTAACAATATTCAAGTCTTTTCGTTTGCAGGCAATAGCAAGATTGATGTTGCCCAGCTTTTACGTACACCTGCCTCGGAAGGCGTTGAAGTCAAAAGGTTAGTAATAATAAGAGATGTTGAAGTTGGCACAAGAGAGGATGCCATCAAAAGCATACAAAGTAAGCTAACTGATGCCGGTCTTAAGGCTCCACAATCAGAGTTTGCTTTAACCCGGACTGATTGCATTGAAGTTGGTTTTGCACTGCTTCCAACAAAGGATATTGAGGGATGTACACTTGAAAGTCTATGTGTGAATATGCTTTCTGATAAATCTGCAGCCGAATGTGTTGATTCTTTTCTGAAATGCTGTAATAAAAAATACTGTGGTGTATTTAAACAAGAACATAAGAACAGGTTGTATTCACATCTCTCAGGGACAAACAGTTATAAAGGTATGAAGATAGGTGAAGCGGCGAAAGCCGGAGCATTCGATTTTGAATCTGAAGCATTCAAGCCTTATAAAAAATTCTTAACTTCCATTAATTCGTAAATAATACACATAATCTGTGGATAAACTGATTAACCGGTAATTATATCATGACACAAAAACTACAGAGCGATGATTATCCCAAGGTGTACGCGTCTTTGGTAACCGGCAGGGGTTCTGCCGCGATAGCCTCTGTTGAGCTTTACGGCCGCGGTCTCGAGAGAATGCTGGAGGGTGTAGTTTCGCCAATTCCAAAAAAAATTGGCGGCATGTGTCTCTGTGAAATTCAGATTGACGGGCGGAGAGTTGACCAGGCGCTGGCGGCGTTTGAATCGGCCGACTCGCTTCTGCTGCATTGCCACGGCAACCCGATAATCGCCGAGTCACTGCTGAAAAAGTTATCAGAACACGGCGCGGAAATTGTTTCAAACCGCCGACTGCTAAGGATTAAGCTCGAATCAGGCGGCGGGACTCTTCCAAACACAATCGCCCTTGAGGCGGCACTGGCTCAGTATGATGCACAAACCTTCAGCGGGATAGAGATTATTCACAATCAGCTCACATGCGGCCTTGTCTCGGCGATGGAGACGCTCCAAGCCGCTCCGCAAGCCGCCGCCTGGACAGTCAAAAGCATACTCGATGCAACACAAATCGCTGCCCGGATCATCCGCGGCGTAAAGTGCGTGATCGCCGGTCCGCCAAACAGCGGTAAGAGTACGCTGCTCAATGCCCTGTGCGGCACGGAGACAGCAATTGTATCTGATACTGCCGGCACAACACGTGACTATGTTACCGCTGATACGGATGTACGCAGCGGGGGCATCGAATACAAGGCGGAATTTATCGATACCGCCGGTCTGGACGCGGAACTTGCCGGCAAAGGAGATGTTGACGCCGAATCGCAGCGGGCTTCGATAGAGATGATACGCTGCTCTGATATCGTTATTTACATGCAGTCCGCCGATGATGATGCAGCTTGCGGGAAGGAAAATATCCGCAGGATTCTGCCTGTTGATACGCCGCTGCTTCATGTCATCAACAAGACAGACCTTTGCGGAGAGGCGGAGCTGGAGGGGCTGAAACAAAAATATCCCGATTCACTGCATATAAGCGCATCAAAGGGCTGGAATATCGAGCCGATTGCTGATACAATATCGTGCCTGCTGGGCATAAGCGGTTTTGACACGGCCTCTGCGGTATGCTTTACCCAAAGGCAGATCAGCTTGACAGAACAGCTGGCAGAATGTAAAACAGACGAAGATGTTCAAGGTACCGTCAAAGAGATTCTTTACGGAAAATTAAAATAGATATATGGCCAATACTTCTGACAATTTGACACCTGCGATGAAGCAGTTTCATCACTTTAAGGACAAGTATCCCGATGCGGTGCTGTTCTTTCGTATGGGTGACTTTTATGAGACTTTCTACGAAGACGCCCAGATTTGCTCTCGGGTACTCGGTCTGGCATTGACTACCAGAAACAAAAATTCCGCCAATCCGATTCCCCTTGCGGGCCTTCCGTACCATGCGGTTGATGCGTACCTTAAAAAGATGATAAAAGCCGGCTACAAGGTCGCGGTGTGTGAGCAGGTCGAGGATCCTAAAAAAGCAAAGGGCGTCGTAAAACGCGATGTTGTCAGGGTAATAACTCCCGGCACACTAACAGACGACATACTGCTTGATGAGAAGGAAGATAATTTTCTCTGCGCTCCGTATCTCGGGCCAAAGGGCGCTGCCCTGTGCTGGGTGGATATATCGACAGGGCATTTCTACGCTCAACAGCTCGATGAAGACGCGATTGTTGATGAGATACTGCGGCTCTCACCGAGTGAATGCCTGGTGCCGGAGAAGAGAGAGCAGCTTTTCGGAGACGATTACGCCAAACTCGCCAAACAGCTATCCGAGATTTCCAGCATTGTCATTACCCATCGGCCAGGGTGGTATTTTGACCCTTACAGCGCGGAGAAATCTCTTCTAAAGCATTTTGGCACAAATACGCTTGAGGGTTTTGGCGTGGATGGTGACAGTGATGTTATACCGCCTGCCGGCGCTCTGCTGGAGTATCTTTCAGAGACACAGAAGACCAGCCTCGCACATATCCGTTCGATCAAACTTATAAACAAACGCAGCTTCCTGCATATTGATCAAACTTCTCTGCGAAGTCTTGAGATATTGCGGACTATGAGAAGCGAGGACAAAAAAGGCTCACTGTTTGACAGCATTGACCAGACACTTACCGGCATGGGTGCCAGAATGCTCCGCGGCTGGGTATGTATGCCGCTCAGGCAGGTTGACAGGATCACAGAGCGGCACACCGCGGTACAGGAGCTGTGCGATTTTTCGCAGAAACTTGATGATATTCGTTCTCAGTTAAAGAACACCGCCGACCTCGAACGGATAGTGTCGAGAATCAGCACGTTTCGCGCATCGCCAAAGGATTTTGTCCTGTTGGCCGATACTCTCCGCAAGATACCGGCAATGAAATTGCTGCTTAGCGAATCGGTTTCGGGGCTTCTCAAAAACCTCGCGCAGGGCTGCGATACAATGGAAGAGCTGGCGGATCTACTCGAGGCGGCGATAGAGCCGGAGTGTCCGAGCCATTTTCGTGACGGGGGTGTTATCCGTACGGGCTTCAACGCCGAGCTTGATGAGCTTCGCGGCATTTCAAAAGACGGCCGGAGCTGGCTGGCGGCCTACCAGAAAAAGCAGATAGAGCTTACCGGCATACAAAATCTCAAACTCGGGTTCAACAAGGTCTTCGGGTATTACCTCGAAATCAGCCGCTCAATGGCGGATCAGGTGCCCGGGGACTACGTGCGCAAGCAGACGCTGAAAAACGCCGAAAGATATATTACACAAGAGCTCAAAGAATACGAGGACAAGGTGCTTAGTGCACACGAGAGAAGCCTTGAGCTGGAGCTGAGTATCTTTGACCAGCTGCGCAGCCGCGCTGCGGGATATGCCTCGCGTTTGCAGGTGCTCGCCCAGTGCGTCGGCTGTATCGACTGTATTGCCTCGCTGGCGCATCTCGCTCTGCGGCGGGGATACATACGGCCGGAAATGTGCGGCGAGAAGGTTCTGGAAATAAAAGAGGGCAAACACCCCGTCGTAGCCCAGAGCCTGGGAAATGAGTTTGTGTCGAATGATCTTGAGCTGGGCGGCGAATCGGCGGATGTAATGATAATTACCGGCCCAAATATGAGCGGCAAGAGTACCTATATCCGCCAGAGTGCTTTGCTGGTGCTGATGGCGCAGATGGGCAGCTTCATACCCGCTGAATCGGCGCGTATCGGAGTGGTTGACAGGATATTTACCCGTGTCGGCGCATCGGACGAGCTGGCAAGGGGCCAGTCAACGTTTATGGTAGAGATGACCGAGACCGCCAATATCATAAACAACGCAACAGACCGTTCACTGGTGGTTCTCGACGAGGTCGGCCGCGGTACAAGCACCTATGACGGGCTCTCGCTGGCCTGGGCGATCACCGAGCACATTGCCAACAATATCGGCTGCCGCACGCTGTTTGCAACACATTATCACGAGCTCACGGAGCTGGCCCAGCTGCTGGACAACGTGAAAAACTGCAACGTCGCAGTGCGTGAATGGATGGATGAAGTGGTTTTTCTGCACAAGATAGTACCCGGGGGCACCGACAAGAGCTATGGTATTCATGTTGCCCGCCTTGCCGGACTGCCGGCAAGTATAACCGCCCGCAGCCGTGAAATACTTGATGACCTGGAAAGTACCTTTGTCAAAGAAGCCTCCGGAGAAAAACTGGCGAGAAACAAAACCGCTCAGCAGCCTCAGCAGCAACTTTTCGTTGAACAAAACAGAAGTGTGCTCGAGAAACTTTTAAACCTCGATGTCAATAACCTGACGCCAATTGAGGCGATTACTCTTCTCAACGATATCAAGAAAGAGATAAGAGAAAATTAGCCTTTTGGCCGCATAATTACCGTTGTGCATTCGGCGGGGTTGTATTCCCTGAGCATTTGGTTAATTTGCTCGGCAGTTACCGCTTTAACGTTTGCCACTTCGTTGTCAATAGTTCTGTATTCTTCGAGGTATGTCCAGTTGATGCCGACCTCTATCAGCCGTCCCATTGGAAGCTCATTTTTCAGGGTAATGGTACTTAGTACCTTGTTACGGGCCTTATTGAGTTCGTCCTCTGTTACACCGTCCTTGTGAAGTTTTTCCAGTTCGGCCTTGGTAATCTCGAGTACCTCAGCGCTGTTTTCCGTGCCGCAGCGGAGGTACGAGTATATGGCGCCCGTGCCGTCCATCGGGTCGTACTGGCTCGAAGCGATTTCGGCTTTTGCCGTGTCAACCAGGCTCCAGAAGAGTCTTGAGCCGGTATCGTCGCCGAGTATTACGCCTGTCAGCATCGCGGCGTACTTGAGCTCGTGCTGAGCGGATACAGACGGTGAAACAATGCAGATATGCTCTCGTATAAGCCCCTGTTTCTGTACCGTGTCTGTTTTGGCGTTTCCCTGGTATGCGGGTGTCTGGCGTTTTGCCCCTGAGGCTTTCCAGCCGCCGCAGTTGGTTTCTGCCAGCTTGCACAGGGCATCCCAGTCGAAATTGCCGCAGCAGACGAGAGTAAGGTTATCGGAGGCGTAGCGGCGGGAGAAATATTCCCGCATCTGCGAAGATGTAAGGTTTTTTATACTTTCATCGGTTCCCAGAACACTGTAGCCGCACGGGTGATTATTAAAGTGCAGGCTTCTGGCCCGATCCATTACGTCGAAGTGCGGCAGGTCCTGATACATTGCGATTTCTTCGAGGATGACGTTTTTCTCCATGTTGAAATCATCGTCTCGCAGCGAAGGGCGCATCAGCTGTGTCCAGAGATCGGCCACCTCTTCGAGGTATTCCGGCAGAACAGCGGCGTAGTAAACGGTGTTTTCCTCGCTTGTAAACGCGTTGAACTGCGCTCCGGTGCGGTCAAACGCCTCGTTCACCTCCAGTGCCGTGAGTTTGTCGGTACCCTTGAACATCATGTGCTCAAGAAAGTGCGAAACGCCGTTGATAGCGTCATTTTCATCACGTGCGCCGGTTTTTGCAAAGAAACCGACAGCGGCTGACTGTGCCGCGGGGTTGACTTCGCCGATTATATTTAATCCGTTATCGAGTGTTTTGTGTTTAAATTGCATAGTTACTCATAATTTGTGAATTCTGGTCAGTTCGTTGAGCTCGTTTTAAAAAGAGCATCTGGTGCAAACACCAACGCTGATGTTTTTACACTTTGATCTCTTTGGGCCCTATTGTAACAACTTTACATTTATCGAATGGGTTTGCCTCAAGCGCGGCGGTCATTGATTCGATAGTTACCGCTTCAATATTTTCCTTTATCTCATCAAGCGAACGTACGCGGCCCAGGAGGTTATAATCGCCTCCGATTGAGCCTGCTCTGTTCATGCTGGATTCGCTTTTCATAATAAGGCCGCTTTTTAGTCCGATCTTGGCCCTTTGCAGCTCTTCCGCCGTCAGGTCTTCTTTTAGCCGGTTGAGCTCTTTGCGTGTGACATCATAGGTCTGCTGGGCCTTATCCGGTGTGGTACCCGCATAGCATACAATGCCGGCGCGGTCACGAAGGCTGTTGTAATTGGCCCCTACCGCGTAGCAGAGGCCGCGTTTCTCACGAACCTCTGTAAACAGCCGCGAGCTCATACCGCCCGAGAGTACGGATACCGCTGCCATTAGATTGTAGTATTGGGCGTCTGATGCCGGAACTGTGGAGCACATAATCCCGATATGTACCTGTGAACCGTCGTGGGATATATGGTCATAAGCAGGGCTGGGGTTGGATTCCTGCATTTGTGTTTCACAATCAGGTTCCGAGTCGCCAAAAAGCTCTTCTAATTTTTTACACACGGCATCGAAATCGTATTTGCCCGCGATACTGAAAATCGCCTTGGAGGGTTTGAAACGGTCTTTGATTATAGAAGCCGTTTTTTCCGGATTCAAAGATTCGAGGTCCTCTTTTGAGCCGTATGAAGAACGTCCCCACGGCCGGCCGTAGAAATTCTCTTTGAGTTTGAGAACTACCTGCTGTCTGGGGTCGTCATCAAGTCCGGCAAGATCGCTGAGGGCCAGCTGACGCGAGAGCTCAAACTGCCCGGCATCAAGTTTGGGCCTCAAGACGACATCTGCGTATAGCTCAATGGCTCTGAGCAGGTTGCTCGCTTCCAAAGCGCTGGAAAAATTCATGCAGTATGTGCCTACTCCGCTGCCGCGGTGCAGACCCAGACCGTCAAGATTTTCCACAAGCCGGCGGCTGGTGTATTCGCCGGCGCCTCTGAACACCCAGTCAGAAATAACATTGCCCGCTCCCGAGCAGCCTTGAGGTATCCGAGATGTGCCGCAGGGAAGCATGATATTAAAGCTCACCGAGCCCACTTCCATGTGCTCGCCAAAGACCTTCATTCCATTTTTTAGTGTGTAACTGTCTATTTTTTCATTCATATTAAACCATTATATCTATTATGGACGTTTCGTACAGTTTTTTTTGATGATATTTAGACCGGCGGCTGAGACAAGCTGCTTGCTTATATCCATCGGCGTATAAATGACTGCATTCCCCCGCCGGCCTTGACCAGCATTACCGGCATATCGCAGCGTTTGGCAAGCTCCTCTGGTATAGAACTCTTGAATACCTGGCTGAGCATGGGTTTGTTGGATATGCCGACGATTACGAGGTCATATTCAGATGATTCCTTTATCAGGCTCTCAATTGTGCTTTGAGAGGATATCGTTTTGAAATCGAACAGAGATTTCTCGAGTTTTCGTTTTTTGCATTGAGTCTTTACAAAATCTTCGAGGTTAAAGCCGTTTCTGCCGGGGTTTTTAATCGTGCCGACAGTAATCTTTGTATCCGGCTCACCCGATGCCAGCATGGAGGCTACTTCCATCGCGAAACCGGCATTGGGGCCGCCGGCGGCGGGTATGAATATCCGTTTGAACGACTTATTGCCGCCGCAGTTTTTCAAGACAACAACGTTGCACGGGGCCTGCTCAATAATCGGGTCTATTGTAGAGCCTACGCTGAAAATCCCCAGCTTATGTTTGCCGTGCCAGCCCATAACGAGCATTTTTGTTTTCTTCTCACGAATCGCGGAGACGATACCTCTGGCAACATTGCGGCAGTACCTTATCGTGGTGTTTACGGGAAAATGCAGCGAGAGATAAAGCATTACCTCATAGATAGCTTCGCGTCCGGTTTTGACGTATTGGCCTGCCATTTCAAGCGGCATCTGCGAGGGGATGGCAACCATGTTGATAAGCTCAACCCGGGCATCTTTGGCACCGGAGATATGATAAGCCGCCTGCACAAGCTCGGTTGCGTTGGCGGGGTTTGAGACTGCGACCATGAGAGAGTACTTTTTCTCATCAGAGGAGGCGGATTTCTCTTCGTCAATGATCTGTATCTCATGTTCTCCGACGTGAGCCCTTGTGCGTGAATAGCCCCAGAAAATCATCACGCCCGATACAATCCATATCGGCGCGACAATCCAGGCTATCGCGCTCATGTGAACCAGCCATACCGCCAGTACCGCCTGGCAGACAATCGCCAGCAGCGGCGGCAGCGGAAACAGCGGCAGCATAAACCCGTATTCCAGCTCATCAGCCATACTCCTGCGTATTTTTATAACGCAGAGGTTGACTAAAAAGAACAGGAATAGAAACATGATCGACGCGCTGGAAGCCACGTCTGCCGTGGGCAGAAACGCCGCTACAAATAGAATTATGCACGACGAGGCGACAAGTGCGCCGTGAGGCGTGTTGTTTTTCGGGTGTATCTTTGAAAAGAACCTGGGCAGCATTCCGTCACGTCCCAGGGCAAAAGAGGCTCTCGTTCCTGAATATATTGTAGCGTTGAGGGCGGATGTCGAGGAAAATATTACCGCAAGGGTAAGGATAAAGTTCCCATAGGGCATTAAACGCCCCACAGCCTCGCCGAAGCCTTTTTCCTCATACTGGCCGATCCATGCCCAGGGCTCCACGTCTATGCCTTCGGAGCCGGCCTTGACGGATACCACAGTGGCGAAGGCAACAAGGACATATATGAAAGTTACGATGATTACAGAATAAATCATGGCTTTTGGAAGGTTCTTCCGCGGCTCAATCGCCTCGTCACCGGCCTGGGCGATGACTTCATACCCCTCAAAAGCCACATAGGTAAAACCCATTGTTATCAGGATTTTATCCCAGCCCTCGGGCATAAACGGCACAAAGTTTTCCAGCCTCGAGGGGTCTTGTACAACCGCGGCGATTCCGAAAAAACCGATCGTTATCACGAAAAGCGTCTGGCCCATGGTTATTATCGCGCCGATTTTGCCGGTTTCGCTGGAACCTTTGTAGTTGATAAATATAAACAGCGAGGCTATCGCTACGGCAACGGTCTTTTCCAGAAGGGCGGTTGTGTTAATCCAGCCGATAGCATCAAGAAAATGCATGGTATAAATCGCAAATGTAAGTGCGTACATCGCTCCGGCAACAGTCGAGGCGAACCACTCCATCCAGCCGGCAAGAAAACTCGTTCCCCGCCCGAAGGCTATCCTCGCGAAGTTGTACGCTCCGCCGGCGCGGGGGATCGCGGAGCTGAGCTCGGCAAAGCTCATCGCCGTCAGCATTGCCAGCAGGCCGTTGAGGGCGAATGTAAGGATAACACCGCCGGGGCCGCTGCGGCCTATGGATATTCCCATGCCCAGAAATACGCCGGCACCAATCATCATTCCAAGCCCCATCATGGTTATATGGAAGAGTGTCAGCTCGCGGGAAAGCTCCGGCGTCGGCATATTTGTATGTTGTTTATTCTTTTCTGGCATTATATTGTAAATGTATATTTTAAATACTTTGTGGAACTTTATAAAGGGGTTGGCAGGGCGGCTGCCGCCAGGTTTACTGTCTGCTCTTTTCGTTAATTATTTCCCGGGCGGTTTTATACCCCTCATGCCCGCGCTTTTCTATCGATGCACGCGCCCAGATGGTGAGTGCCGTTATTGCCGCAAGGGAGCATACAGTAAGTATTATCCCGATGATGATGTCGATATTCATATAATTATACTTATAATATAGTTTTAATTTCCAACATATTAAGGATTTGTATCTGACTTTTCAATATAATTCCTCAAATTCTCAATCAATTGTACGGAAGAGAAATAATATTATTTTCTGGGAAATAATCCTTGCCAATCAATGAAAATTTTAGAGAATAATATTATATTACTGAAAAATAACACTATTTTGCTGGTAAACTTCAATTTCTCGTATTTTTTAACACAATATTGTCTGGTGCGATTTATGAAAATCAATTACAAACGTTACTTATTGTATCTGCTCAGGTGGCAGCTCAGCACGCCGATACTTGCCGGTGTGCTGGTTGTTCTGGCAAGCTGGAGCAGTCTCTCGGCGACGATTATCGCCAACCTCATCGGCGGGCTGATATTTTTCTGGGTTGACAGGTTTATCTTCACCTCCAGCGCCCTCGACGCCCAGTGGCAGGTCGAGGAAAACATCCAGTGCCACGACTGCGGCAGAATCGCCCGCGGCTACCGGCTGGTCAAGACGCAAAACTACGACCGCACGGGCGGCACGCCGGAGTTCAGGTGCGAAAAGTGCTCACAAAAGAAAACACAAATACTCAAACAAGCCGGAGTTGCGATATAACACAATGAACAGGATATTTACACAAAAACTGAACAAAAACGGGCTTCTCTTCGGCGATGGTGCGATGGGAACCATGCTTTACAG
Proteins encoded:
- a CDS encoding DUF3226 domain-containing protein; this translates as MPIEKDSIKKPNLLYVEGKDAELFFVYALRSLGLNNIQVFSFAGNSKIDVAQLLRTPASEGVEVKRLVIIRDVEVGTREDAIKSIQSKLTDAGLKAPQSEFALTRTDCIEVGFALLPTKDIEGCTLESLCVNMLSDKSAAECVDSFLKCCNKKYCGVFKQEHKNRLYSHLSGTNSYKGMKIGEAAKAGAFDFESEAFKPYKKFLTSINS
- a CDS encoding GTP-binding protein, producing the protein MTQKLQSDDYPKVYASLVTGRGSAAIASVELYGRGLERMLEGVVSPIPKKIGGMCLCEIQIDGRRVDQALAAFESADSLLLHCHGNPIIAESLLKKLSEHGAEIVSNRRLLRIKLESGGGTLPNTIALEAALAQYDAQTFSGIEIIHNQLTCGLVSAMETLQAAPQAAAWTVKSILDATQIAARIIRGVKCVIAGPPNSGKSTLLNALCGTETAIVSDTAGTTRDYVTADTDVRSGGIEYKAEFIDTAGLDAELAGKGDVDAESQRASIEMIRCSDIVIYMQSADDDAACGKENIRRILPVDTPLLHVINKTDLCGEAELEGLKQKYPDSLHISASKGWNIEPIADTISCLLGISGFDTASAVCFTQRQISLTEQLAECKTDEDVQGTVKEILYGKLK
- the mutS gene encoding DNA mismatch repair protein MutS is translated as MANTSDNLTPAMKQFHHFKDKYPDAVLFFRMGDFYETFYEDAQICSRVLGLALTTRNKNSANPIPLAGLPYHAVDAYLKKMIKAGYKVAVCEQVEDPKKAKGVVKRDVVRVITPGTLTDDILLDEKEDNFLCAPYLGPKGAALCWVDISTGHFYAQQLDEDAIVDEILRLSPSECLVPEKREQLFGDDYAKLAKQLSEISSIVITHRPGWYFDPYSAEKSLLKHFGTNTLEGFGVDGDSDVIPPAGALLEYLSETQKTSLAHIRSIKLINKRSFLHIDQTSLRSLEILRTMRSEDKKGSLFDSIDQTLTGMGARMLRGWVCMPLRQVDRITERHTAVQELCDFSQKLDDIRSQLKNTADLERIVSRISTFRASPKDFVLLADTLRKIPAMKLLLSESVSGLLKNLAQGCDTMEELADLLEAAIEPECPSHFRDGGVIRTGFNAELDELRGISKDGRSWLAAYQKKQIELTGIQNLKLGFNKVFGYYLEISRSMADQVPGDYVRKQTLKNAERYITQELKEYEDKVLSAHERSLELELSIFDQLRSRAAGYASRLQVLAQCVGCIDCIASLAHLALRRGYIRPEMCGEKVLEIKEGKHPVVAQSLGNEFVSNDLELGGESADVMIITGPNMSGKSTYIRQSALLVLMAQMGSFIPAESARIGVVDRIFTRVGASDELARGQSTFMVEMTETANIINNATDRSLVVLDEVGRGTSTYDGLSLAWAITEHIANNIGCRTLFATHYHELTELAQLLDNVKNCNVAVREWMDEVVFLHKIVPGGTDKSYGIHVARLAGLPASITARSREILDDLESTFVKEASGEKLARNKTAQQPQQQLFVEQNRSVLEKLLNLDVNNLTPIEAITLLNDIKKEIREN
- a CDS encoding M16 family metallopeptidase, whose protein sequence is MQFKHKTLDNGLNIIGEVNPAAQSAAVGFFAKTGARDENDAINGVSHFLEHMMFKGTDKLTALEVNEAFDRTGAQFNAFTSEENTVYYAAVLPEYLEEVADLWTQLMRPSLRDDDFNMEKNVILEEIAMYQDLPHFDVMDRARSLHFNNHPCGYSVLGTDESIKNLTSSQMREYFSRRYASDNLTLVCCGNFDWDALCKLAETNCGGWKASGAKRQTPAYQGNAKTDTVQKQGLIREHICIVSPSVSAQHELKYAAMLTGVILGDDTGSRLFWSLVDTAKAEIASSQYDPMDGTGAIYSYLRCGTENSAEVLEITKAELEKLHKDGVTEDELNKARNKVLSTITLKNELPMGRLIEVGINWTYLEEYRTIDNEVANVKAVTAEQINQMLREYNPAECTTVIMRPKG
- a CDS encoding M16 family metallopeptidase, encoding MNEKIDSYTLKNGMKVFGEHMEVGSVSFNIMLPCGTSRIPQGCSGAGNVISDWVFRGAGEYTSRRLVENLDGLGLHRGSGVGTYCMNFSSALEASNLLRAIELYADVVLRPKLDAGQFELSRQLALSDLAGLDDDPRQQVVLKLKENFYGRPWGRSSYGSKEDLESLNPEKTASIIKDRFKPSKAIFSIAGKYDFDAVCKKLEELFGDSEPDCETQMQESNPSPAYDHISHDGSQVHIGIMCSTVPASDAQYYNLMAAVSVLSGGMSSRLFTEVREKRGLCYAVGANYNSLRDRAGIVCYAGTTPDKAQQTYDVTRKELNRLKEDLTAEELQRAKIGLKSGLIMKSESSMNRAGSIGGDYNLLGRVRSLDEIKENIEAVTIESMTAALEANPFDKCKVVTIGPKEIKV
- a CDS encoding amino acid permease; translation: MPEKNKQHTNMPTPELSRELTLFHITMMGLGMMIGAGVFLGMGISIGRSGPGGVILTFALNGLLAMLTAMSFAELSSAIPRAGGAYNFARIAFGRGTSFLAGWMEWFASTVAGAMYALTFAIYTMHFLDAIGWINTTALLEKTVAVAIASLFIFINYKGSSETGKIGAIITMGQTLFVITIGFFGIAAVVQDPSRLENFVPFMPEGWDKILITMGFTYVAFEGYEVIAQAGDEAIEPRKNLPKAMIYSVIIVTFIYVLVAFATVVSVKAGSEGIDVEPWAWIGQYEEKGFGEAVGRLMPYGNFILTLAVIFSSTSALNATIYSGTRASFALGRDGMLPRFFSKIHPKNNTPHGALVASSCIILFVAAFLPTADVASSASIMFLFLFFLVNLCVIKIRRSMADELEYGFMLPLFPLPPLLAIVCQAVLAVWLVHMSAIAWIVAPIWIVSGVMIFWGYSRTRAHVGEHEIQIIDEEKSASSDEKKYSLMVAVSNPANATELVQAAYHISGAKDARVELINMVAIPSQMPLEMAGQYVKTGREAIYEVMLYLSLHFPVNTTIRYCRNVARGIVSAIREKKTKMLVMGWHGKHKLGIFSVGSTIDPIIEQAPCNVVVLKNCGGNKSFKRIFIPAAGGPNAGFAMEVASMLASGEPDTKITVGTIKNPGRNGFNLEDFVKTQCKKRKLEKSLFDFKTISSQSTIESLIKESSEYDLVIVGISNKPMLSQVFKSSIPEELAKRCDMPVMLVKAGGGMQSFIRRWI